The following proteins are encoded in a genomic region of Xenopus laevis strain J_2021 chromosome 3L, Xenopus_laevis_v10.1, whole genome shotgun sequence:
- the LOC108710353 gene encoding hepatic lectin, with product MTNPTEQRDISNNLPKINKGKYQSHIYEVKFNMELSEPNEKMENPEQQIQENISSQCFRPLEKVKKQKRLLFFLVILLILTFIFLVILTSLVPIYYSVIIQQLKLSDEKKDNIESEIKTIKQTLDKEKANILSNMRNINPSLERPRCDSNWRAFDGSCYYIVRTEMYWAEAQGICKSKNSDLVVINSEKEQKFLESITGNSFFWIGLKRNGKRWKWVDGTLHQVADGFWMIEEPNNLGGDEDCVHMKMKKKWNDIACDARDKAICEKKMTHCV from the exons ATGACCAACCCAACAGAGCAGAGGGACATTTCAAACAATTTGCCCAAAATAAACAAAG GAAAATACCAAAGCCATATATATGAGGTTAAGTTCAATATGGAACTATCTGAGCCAAATGAGAAGATGGAGAACCCTGAACAacaaatacaagaaaatatttCATCACAAT GTTTTAGACCACTTGAAAAGGTGAAGAAGCAGAAGAGACTCCTGTTTTTTCTGGTGATCTTGCTCATCCTTACGTTCATCTTCTTGGTTATCCTTACAAGTCTGGTGCCCATATACT attctgttATAATCCAGCAGCTAAAACTGTCAG ATGAGAAGAAAGACAACATTGAATCAGAAATAAAAACCATTAAGCAGACTTTGG ATAAGGAGAAAGCCAATATTTTATCAAACATGAGGAACATTAATCCTAGTTTGG AGAGACCACGGTGTGATTCTAACTGGAGAGCATTTGATGGAAGCTGTTATTATATTGTTAGAACTGAAATGTACTGGGCAGAGGCCCAGGGCATCTGTAAATCAAAGAACAGTGACCTGGTTGTTATCAACAGTGAGAAGGAACAG AAATTCCTTGAAAGTATTACTGGCAACTCATTTTTCTGGATTGGCCTCAAAAGGAATGGAAAAAGGTGGAAATGGGTAGATGGAACACTCCATCAGGTAGCAGATGG ATTCTGGATGATAGAGGAACCAAATAATCTTGGTGGAGATGAAGACTGTGTTCATATGAAGATGAAGAAAAAGTGGAATGATATCGCCTGTGATGCTCGGGATAAAGCAATCTGCGAGAAAAAAATGACCCATTGTGTATAG